CAAAACGGAATTGAAGCAGAAGCCGTAAAAGTAAATGGGCTTCCTACAAAAGCCAGTTACAAGGTTAAGCCGCTGGATGTGATTACACTCTCCCTCCCGGAACCTCCGCGTGACACCGAAATAATTCCCGAAAATATCCCGCTGGAGATCGTTTACGAAGACGAAGTATTGTTGATCGTAAACAAGCCTACCGGAATGGTCGTACATCCTGCATTTGGAAACTGGACCGGCACATTGATCAATGCACTGGTGTACCATTTCCAGCAGCTTCCCACTGGCAGAAACGGTGAAGGAAGGCCAGGTCTCGTTCACCGGATCGACAAGGATACTTCTGGCCTGCTGGTGATCGCCAAGACTGAATTTGCTATGTCGTTTCTTGCCAAACAGTTTTCCGATCACACCATCGAGAGAACGTACAATGCATTGATCTGGGGAGAACCGAAAGAGGAGAAAGGTACCATTACCGGGAATGTCGGACGGAGCGTCCGCGACCGGCGTGTGATGGACGTTTTCCCGGACGGAAGCCAGGGAAAACATGCTGTCACGCATTATGAAGTCATCAAGCCGCTGCGTTATGTTTCTTTGGTCAAATGCAATCTCGAAACCGGGCGTACGCATCAGATACGCGCGCACATGAAACATATCGGGCATCCGATCTTCAATGATACTACTTATGGCGGTGATAAAATCCTGAGGGGAGTATCCAACGGAAGCTATAAAGCAATGGTCGAAAACTGTTTCAGTATGTTGCCTGGACAGGCATTACACGCCAAATCACTCGGCTTTACACACCCTACAACCAGGCAATGGATCCAGTTTGACACCGATTTACCTGAAAATTTTCGAGCGATTATAGAAAAGTGGGAAAACTATGTAAACTATCAGTAGGAAATAGTATATTTTAAGTTTGTTAGTACTTTAAAGATAAAATTAGAATTTATGACAGTCTCAACCCGGCAAGGAACAATAGAAGACATACCTGCCATTTTTGAATTGGTAAAAGAGTTGGCGATTTATGAAAGAGCTTTAAATCAGGTCACGAACAATGTCGAAAAAATGACCCGTGATTATAATGAAAAGCTATACGATTTCTTTGTCGCCGAGTCCGATTCAAAGATCATTGGTCTGTCCCTTTATTATTACCGGTATTCGACCTGGAAGGGCAAGAGATTGTACATGGAAGACATTATTGTAACAGAATCAATGCGGGGTAATGGCATTGGGAAGATCCTGTTTGACGCCA
The genomic region above belongs to Dyadobacter pollutisoli and contains:
- a CDS encoding RluA family pseudouridine synthase, whose protein sequence is MSEDNIEITSEEDDLFEHYRIVADKGQGLVRLDKYLNLHVANASRTKIQNGIEAEAVKVNGLPTKASYKVKPLDVITLSLPEPPRDTEIIPENIPLEIVYEDEVLLIVNKPTGMVVHPAFGNWTGTLINALVYHFQQLPTGRNGEGRPGLVHRIDKDTSGLLVIAKTEFAMSFLAKQFSDHTIERTYNALIWGEPKEEKGTITGNVGRSVRDRRVMDVFPDGSQGKHAVTHYEVIKPLRYVSLVKCNLETGRTHQIRAHMKHIGHPIFNDTTYGGDKILRGVSNGSYKAMVENCFSMLPGQALHAKSLGFTHPTTRQWIQFDTDLPENFRAIIEKWENYVNYQ
- a CDS encoding GNAT family N-acetyltransferase; the protein is MTVSTRQGTIEDIPAIFELVKELAIYERALNQVTNNVEKMTRDYNEKLYDFFVAESDSKIIGLSLYYYRYSTWKGKRLYMEDIIVTESMRGNGIGKILFDATVAAAKQTGCTGMLWQVLDWNTSAVGFYRKYGTNFDNEWINCSLDF